The stretch of DNA GCGGGCAAGGCGATGGCTGAAATCGCGCAGTCGCAACGCCAGCGCCTCAATCTGCGAGAACACTTCCCGCAGCGACGGCGGCAAGGACAAGTCCTGTAAGGCGATTTGGGTCAACCCCAAGATGCCGCTGACAGGGTTGTTGATGGAGTGGCAAAGATACTGCAACAACGCCGCCCAAAGGTCACGCGGGACGGATGGCAAGGAGGGCGTGACTTCTTGGGCGCGATCGGGGAGCAAGACTTCAATGCGATTGCGCCCCCGCACCTTAGCGAGGCGGGCGGCGCGTTCCGCCAACTCCACCAGTTGCTGGACGGACAGGGGAGCGGTGGGCAAACTCACCGTCACACCGACGCTCACGCCCAAGTGGTACCGAATGGCAGTCAATTCATCCACCGTCAACGCGGCGACGCGGCTCCGCAGGCGTTCGGCGACGACCACCGCCCCCTCCACACCCGTTGCGGGGAGAACGATAGCAAACTCGTCACCGCCGTAGCGCACGACGATGTCGTAACGGCGCACCGATGATTGGAGCGTGCGGGCGATCTGCTGCAGCACTTTGTCGCCGACGGCGTGCCCCAGCAAATCGTTGATGGGCTTGAAACCATCCAAGTCTACGAACAGAAGGGCAACGGGGTAGCCGTAGCGGACAGACCGGTGGAGCTCATTTTCCAACCGTGTCAGGAACGCTCGCCGGTTGAGCAAATGGGTCAACGGGTCTCGCCAGACCAAATGATCCAACCAAAGCGCATAGCGGCTCCAATTGACCAGCCCTTGTAGGGCTTTCGCCCCCAACCGCAAGACGGCAAAGAGGTGAGCAGGGCGAAGGCGGCGCTGGCGCAGGGCAATCCAACCGTTCCAATCGCTCTCCGCCACCGATTGAACGACCCAACAGGGGTCACGCAACAAAGCGGCGCGTCGGTCGGGATGGAACAGGTGCGCCCCTTTACCGTAAGCGACACCCAACTGTGACTCGCCAGATTTGCCCCGCAGCACAATGGCGCCGTCACTGCTGTTCGCTACATGCAGCAACAACTCCAGCAAGAAAGTAACGCTTTGCTCCAGTTTCTCGGGGATGTCTGTCGCGAGGGACATTTCCAACCACGACCGCAGCAACGCGGTTGAGTGATAAAAAGGGACAAAAGGGAGAAGCAGGCGGTAGGTGCCGTGTGCAAAGCGCTCCAACAGCGCCCGTTCTTGGTCAGAAAACGGCAACCGTCGGTAACGCCCGACCCACAGCATCATACCCAACCGCTCCTGCTCGCTGACGCCACACAAGAGCGCATGGGTGAAAGGCGCTGTCGCCGGCAAAAACAGCGTGTCAGGGAACATCAGAGCGGCTGGCGTGCGGGGCAGCACCTTAGCCAAAGGTTCAGGCAATTTAAACAGGAAAGGGGCGGCGTTGGCGCCGCCGTAAGTCGCCAACAAATAGAAAGTTCCGTCACCAAGGCTTATGGCGATGCCTCCCTCGTCGGCGGCAGTGCCCTGCACTGTCGCCATGACCGCTAACTCCATCAACTGCTTGACCCATTGCTCTGCCTGCGCGACACGCATCGCCGAGTCCACTCCCCTTTTATTAAGGCAGCCTAATCGCCCAACTCTATGAAGGCTGCTCCAACAAACTTTGCAGGAACGGCTCTCCCCCGCCCAGCCGCTGAGCGGAAGGACCAACTTTCTCACCCGTCGACGCAGCGCCGATGACCGGCTCGGCGAAAGCGATCACTTCTCCGTCATCACCTTGCAGCACAAACAAGCGGAACAACCACATCGCTAACTTTTGCCGCAGAAGAAATTGTTGCATCTCCGACAGCACGCCGTGGGGGCGCCAACTAAGGATATGGACTTTGCGGGCGGCACCGAGCGGTGTAGCCAGCGCTGTGGCGTAAAGTTGCTCCCAAACAGCGCGCAATGAAACAGTGGTGTCGTGCCAGAAGTAGCGGGCAAAGGCTTCTATTTGCCGCTCGTCCAGTTGCTCTGCCCATTGAAGGACACCTAAGCCATCGCCTAAAATTTGGGTGAAGGGGCGATCGGGATGCAGGTCAAACAGCACGGCAACGAAATGGCCGTCCGCGTCCAAGCCGGCGATCGGCACGGTCGTGCCCATGGGCGTTGCCAACGCCTCACCGATGGGCAGCAACGGGGTCGTCAGGTGCCACAAGGTGCGAGGGGCCACCGACCGGCGCAACCATCCCTCTACCCACTCCGCATCTCCGACGGCGTGCAACATTTTTACCTGCCCGTTCGGAAAACGCAAAAACCCGCAAAAAGACACCCTGGGCACCTCCTAACTCACTGTGTCGGCATGTTTATAACACAAGTTAAATCGTAACGCAAGGATGTCAACAAGGAGGGGACGACACGATGGGGCGCATTTGGGGCGTCTATGTCGTCACGGACCGCTTTGTCAACCCGCGTTGGTCACACATAGATTTGGCGCGTGCGGCGGTGAAAGGCGGAGCGGCTGTCGTCCAATTGCGGGATAAAACGGCAACAACCCGACAGTTGCTGGAATGGGCGCAAACTATTCGCGAACTAACTTGGCGCACTGACACACTGTTTATCGTCAACGACCGCGTGGACATTGCGCTGGCGGTAGACGCTGACGGCGTGCATGTGGGCGATGACGACCTTCCCGTCCCCCTCGCCCGGCGGCTTTTGGGGGCTGGCAAGATCATCGGTCGGTCGGTCGCTAATCCCCAAGAAGCCAAGCAAGCCGTCGCAGAAGGCGCAGATTATGTCAGCGTTGGTGCCGTGTTTCGGACAAGCACAAAACCCGACGCCGGAGCGCCCATCGGTGTGGAAATGGTCAAGCAAGTGCGACAAGCGTTGCCGCCTGAATACCCCCTCGTCGCCATCGGCGGTATCACTTTGCAAACTGCCCCTGCAGTCTGGGAGGCAGGAGCAGACGCTGTCGCGGTCGTCTCAGCCGTGGCTAACGCCGAAGACCCAGCGGACATCGTCCGCCAATTTGTCGCCTTGTGGCGACGGGTGCGAGGAGGCGCGACGGAATGACGGTGCGCGAATTGGGCGAATACCCGTTGGTAGAAAGACTTTGCCGCCGCTTGGAAAAGACGTTCGGCATTGACCCCCGCGTCATCGTAGGCGCCGGCGATGACGCCGCTGTCGTGGATGTCAACGGCGTTGCGGTCGTGTTAACCGTGGATGCGCAATTAGAAAACGTGCACTTTCGGCGACATTGGATGCCCCCTGCCGCTTTGGGATGGAAAGCCCTCGCCGTAAGTTTGAGCGATATCGCAGCGATGGGCGCCCGCCCTTTAGCAGCCTTACTTGCCATCGCCTTGCGAGGCGACGAACCGATAGACTTTTTGGACGCTTTTTACGACGGTGCGACAGCCATTTGTCAGGCAACGGGTACTTTGCTGGTCGGCGGCGACATTGCGCGTTCGCCTAACGGGTTACTGGTTACAAGCATGGTCGTGGGCATCGCAGACGACGGCGCTGTGTGGCGACGAGACGGCGCTCAACCCGGCGACGCTTTGC from bacterium HR17 encodes:
- the thiE gene encoding Thiamine-phosphate synthase; this translates as MGRIWGVYVVTDRFVNPRWSHIDLARAAVKGGAAVVQLRDKTATTRQLLEWAQTIRELTWRTDTLFIVNDRVDIALAVDADGVHVGDDDLPVPLARRLLGAGKIIGRSVANPQEAKQAVAEGADYVSVGAVFRTSTKPDAGAPIGVEMVKQVRQALPPEYPLVAIGGITLQTAPAVWEAGADAVAVVSAVANAEDPADIVRQFVALWRRVRGGATE
- the dosC gene encoding Diguanylate cyclase DosC, translating into MRVAQAEQWVKQLMELAVMATVQGTAADEGGIAISLGDGTFYLLATYGGANAAPFLFKLPEPLAKVLPRTPAALMFPDTLFLPATAPFTHALLCGVSEQERLGMMLWVGRYRRLPFSDQERALLERFAHGTYRLLLPFVPFYHSTALLRSWLEMSLATDIPEKLEQSVTFLLELLLHVANSSDGAIVLRGKSGESQLGVAYGKGAHLFHPDRRAALLRDPCWVVQSVAESDWNGWIALRQRRLRPAHLFAVLRLGAKALQGLVNWSRYALWLDHLVWRDPLTHLLNRRAFLTRLENELHRSVRYGYPVALLFVDLDGFKPINDLLGHAVGDKVLQQIARTLQSSVRRYDIVVRYGGDEFAIVLPATGVEGAVVVAERLRSRVAALTVDELTAIRYHLGVSVGVTVSLPTAPLSVQQLVELAERAARLAKVRGRNRIEVLLPDRAQEVTPSLPSVPRDLWAALLQYLCHSINNPVSGILGLTQIALQDLSLPPSLREVFSQIEALALRLRDFSHRLARQPVGQLLCELEAFQRRMTAPIATELPVRRDDL